From one Rosa rugosa chromosome 4, drRosRugo1.1, whole genome shotgun sequence genomic stretch:
- the LOC133745587 gene encoding disease resistance response protein 206-like codes for MGVRNSIVLVSFMLLLALSSAFPKHKKQHKPCKNLVLYFHDIIYNGKNAANATSAIVAAPQGANLTILAPQFHFGNIAVFDDPITLDNNLHSKPVGKAQGMYIYDTKNTYTAWLGFTFSLNTTAYQGTINFIGADPLMIKTRDISVVGGTGDFFMHRGVATIMTDAYEGEVYFRLRVDINFYECW; via the coding sequence ATGGGAGTTAGAAATTCTATTGTTCTTGTTTCCTTCATGTTGCTCCTTGCTTTATCTTCAGCCTTCCCTAAACATAAAAAACAGCACAAACCATGCAAAAACCTAGTGCTCTACTTCCATGACATTATTTACAATGGCAAGAACGCTGCCAATGCCACATCTGCAATTGTAGCAGCACCTCAAGGAGCCAACCTAACCATCTTGGCTCCCCAATTCCACTTCGGGAACATTGCTGTTTTCGATGACCCCATCACCCTTGACAACAATCTGCACTCAAAGCCTGTGGGCAAGGCACAAGGCATGTACATCTATGATACAAAGAACACTTACACCGCGTGGCTTGGGTTTACGTTTTCTTTGAACACCACAGCCTACCAGGGTACCATAAACTTCATCGGAGCTGATCCCCTTATGATAAAAACTAGAGATATATCCGTCGTGGGTGGCACCGGAGACTTTTTCATGCACCGGGGAGTAGCAACAATCATGACGGATGCGTATGAAGGTGAAGTATACTTCAGGCTCCGGGTTGACATCAACTTTTACGAGTGTTGGTAA